The segment CAATGCGGTTCCGCTTATTCATGGCACTCCAAAATTGAATGAGTCTTgacattcaatattttctgaaatgaaataaaaatcaacaatGTATTGTTTTGCCATTGAAACGACTGtcaattattgttttttcaTTTTGGAATCTATCAGTCTAATTTGAACACTTTTGGATTATACAATTGATTTTAGATGTCAATTTTAACATATTTTGAGCAATGTAACCACGATTAAACGGAGCTGCGTGCCACAAATAGCTTGATTAGACACGAAAATTCACGAACCGTTGACAGGGGGATTGAACTTTACTATCAGCGCgtgaatttcaatttagaGATTTGACTGAGAGATTCCTCAATTCAACCTCATAAATCTTTGCGCCCTCAACCCCTCCATAACAATTCCTCTATTGCAGTCTTCCGTCACTTGCGCAAAGTCTCAAATATTGGATTAAGTTCTAAGAGTGCCAAGGGGTTCTAAGCAAGATGGCGCTGCTTCAATACAAAGCTCCCGTCAACTATGAAGCTCATCAAGGTATGGagctttcaattattgagaCTTTCTATGATACTAATCCAACTACTAGAGGCTTTCGAAGACTTCCTGTCCACGTTCAAAACTTCTCCAACTGCGAACATTACCCATGCTTTGGGCGGCATGAAcattgatgaggatgatttcAGCGATGACAACgacatgatggatgatgatgacgacgaccAGACCTCAAGGAGGCAGACCAGAGCTCAAGCAAAGGTTCCCAAGTTGAAGTATTTGGAGTTATTACAAAAAGTTGCAGACAGATACGAGGATGAAATCACAATTGAACTTGACGATTTAGCCAAAGTACAGCGACCGCCCCTCCATCTGTTTGATATACTGACAGTTGTAGTATGATGACTTACTGGATGAAGCTGGAACTCCCCTCAATCTAGTCAACTCGATTGAAACAAACGCAAAGCATTATCTGGACATTTTATCCAAGGCGGTCGATGCAGTGATGCCACAACCTACAAGAGAAATCAAGTGAGCTGAGCTGTAAACCTGCTGTGGTTTACTTACTAATTAAATCGCAGTTATAAGGATGATGTCCTTGATGTTCTCATGTCGCAACGAACAGCTCGAAACAACGCCTTACGCCGTGCTGCCGCCGAACAAAGCGACATAACAGTTGAGCCCGAACTATTCCCTGCCGAACTTACAAGAAGATATACTTTGAACTTCAAACCATTAAGCGCTTCCGGAGATAATTCCAAAAAAGCTTTGGCAGTGCGACAAGTTCGTGGTGAACATCTTGGTCATCTTATTACAGTTAGGGGTATTACTACAAGAGTTTCAGATGTCAAGCCGACTGTGGAAGTAAACGCATATACTTGCGATAGATGTGGTTGCGAAATTTTCCAACCTGTTGGATCCAAGACATTCGGACCATTAGTCGAATGTCCTTCTCCCGATTGTACTacaaatcaaaccaaagGACAACTCCACCATTCCACTCGAgcatcaaaattccaaccatttcaagaaatcaagattCAGGAAATGGCCGAACAAGTTCCAGTTGGTCACATTCCTCGAATGTTGACTGTCCTTTGTCACGGGGCTCTAGTTCGACGTATCAATCCTGGAGATGTTGTCGATATTGCAGGAATTTTCTTACCCACACCATATACTGGTTTCAAGGCCATTAGAGCTGGCCTTCTCACCGATACATATCTCGAGGCACAGCACGTCACTCAACACAAGAAGGCTTACGAAGATTTAACCATTGATAGCCGAGTTTTCAAGCGAATTGAGCAATACAGAGCATCTGGTCACGTTTACGAATACCTTGCAAAATCCATCGCGCCTGAAATTTACGGTCATTTAGATGTGAAGAAAGCATTACTTTTATTGTTGGTCGGTGGTGTCACTAAAAGTATGGGTGATGGAATGAGAATCAGAggtgatatcaatatctgtCTAATGGGTGACCCGGGAGTGGCCA is part of the Botrytis cinerea B05.10 chromosome 1, complete sequence genome and harbors:
- the Bcmcm7 gene encoding Bcmcm7, translated to MALLQYKAPVNYEAHQEAFEDFLSTFKTSPTANITHALGGMNIDEDDFSDDNDMMDDDDDDQTSRRQTRAQAKVPKLKYLELLQKVADRYEDEITIELDDLAKYDDLLDEAGTPLNLVNSIETNAKHYLDILSKAVDAVMPQPTREINYKDDVLDVLMSQRTARNNALRRAAAEQSDITVEPELFPAELTRRYTLNFKPLSASGDNSKKALAVRQVRGEHLGHLITVRGITTRVSDVKPTVEVNAYTCDRCGCEIFQPVGSKTFGPLVECPSPDCTTNQTKGQLHHSTRASKFQPFQEIKIQEMAEQVPVGHIPRMLTVLCHGALVRRINPGDVVDIAGIFLPTPYTGFKAIRAGLLTDTYLEAQHVTQHKKAYEDLTIDSRVFKRIEQYRASGHVYEYLAKSIAPEIYGHLDVKKALLLLLVGGVTKSMGDGMRIRGDINICLMGDPGVAKSQLLKYITKVAPRGVYTTGRGSSGVGLTAAVMKDPVTDEMILEGGALVLADNGICCIDEFDKMDDTDRTAIHEVMEQQTISISKAGISTTLNARTSILAAANPLYGRYNPRISPVENINLPAALLSRFDVLFLILDTPTRDNDALLARHVTYVHMNNKHPDTEGVVFTPQEVRQYVAQARSYRPTVPTSVSEYMVKAYVRMRDQQSRDEKNKKQFAHTSPRTLLGVLRLSQALARLRFSEEVVQDDVDEALRLVEASKESLYADQDGYRKDSSPSSRIYNMVRALAEAGQCRPEEADDEDDETLGMELSMKKVKERVIAKGFTEDQWRAAVMEYTDLDIWQTAGNGTRLLFVMSEAAHMARDEEYEME